One segment of Vigna radiata var. radiata cultivar VC1973A unplaced genomic scaffold, Vradiata_ver6 scaffold_209, whole genome shotgun sequence DNA contains the following:
- the LOC106754682 gene encoding serrate RNA effector molecule, producing the protein MAEVMNVPPESLDKSPSSDAPPPPPPPPAPTQPSPAADDLPPPPPPPHYQPRRRDRRDDRDFDRPPNRRGDYYDRNASPPRDRDRDRDRDFKRRRSPSPPHRDQRYSPAPRRSPPPYKRSRRGSPRGGYGPDDRHGYNYYGAYERGMGGRGGYADEKSYGRFGPRSAGGYQNGISDVESNRGYGDMPSQREGLMSYKQFIQELEDDILPAEAERRYQEYKSEYISTQKRAYFNAHKDEEWLKDKYHPTNLLTVIERRNENARQLAKEFLLDLQSGTLELNPGLEASVSNKSGQASEPNSEEEADTGGKRRRHGRGPNKENDFSAAPKAHPISSEPRRIQADVQQAQVLVRKLDAEKGIEDNILCSSSDHNKNDDKAHSGSVGPIVIIRGLTSVKGLEGVELLDTLITYLWRIHGVDYYGMIETNEAKGFRHVRPEGTGHEETGKSGLDWEKKLDLFWQGRLNGLDPLEIMTAKEKIDAAAMEVLDPYVRKIRDEKYGWKYGCGAKGCTKLFHAAEFVHKHLKLKHPELVLEQTTKVREDLYFQNYMNDPDAPGGTPIMQQSQKDRPLKRRLGIEGRLRDDRGNRRDHDRNDKMNGDRPDNSPSSERQSLDVGNRDEAMYDSYAGPAIPPFASDIPPPPVLMPVPGAGPLGPFVPAPPEVAMQMLRDQGGPTSYDASGRKMRGGPHLGGAAPIIAVPPNFRPDPRRMRSYQDLDAPEDEVTVIDYRSL; encoded by the exons ATGGCGGAGGTCATGAATGTGCCTCCAGAATCCCTCGACAAATCCCCATCCTCCGATGCTCCCCCTCCTCCTCCGCCGCCTCCAGCTCCGACTCAGCCATCCCCTGCTGCGGATGACCTCCCTCCCCCGCCCCCGCCGCCGCATTACCAGCCCCGGCGAAGAGACCGCAGAGACGACAGGGATTTCGATCGCCCTCCCAACCGTCGCGGCGATTACTATGACCGCAACGCGTCGCCGCCTCGAGACAGAGACCGGGACAGGGACAGGGATTTCAAGCGCCGACGTAGCCCGAGCCCTCCCCACCGCGACCAGCGGTATTCTCCGGCACCGCGGCGTTCACCTCCTCCGTACAAGCGGTCGCGCCGGGGGAGTCCTCGCGGCGGATATGGACCTGATGATAG ACATGGTTATAATTATTATGGTGCTTATGAACGGGGAATGGGTGGAAGAGGTGGTTATGCAGATGAGAAGTCCTATGGTAGGTTTGGACCACGTTCTGCTGGGGGGTATCAGAATGGGATTTCTG ATGTGGAATCCAATCGTGGTTATGGAGACATGCCAAGCCAAAG GGAGGGGCTGATGTCCTATAAGCAGTTCATTCAGGAGCTTGAGGATGATATACTACCAGCTGAAGCAGAGCGTAG GTATCAAGAATACAAATCAGAGtatatttcaacccaaaaacgagcTTATTTTAATGCTCATAAGGATGAGGAGTG GTTGAAGGACAAATATCATCCAACAAATTTGCTTACAGTCATTGAAAG GAGGAATGAAAATGCTCGACAGCTAGCAAAGGAATTTTTGCTTGATTTACAGAGTGGAACATTAGAACT AAATCCTGGTTTGGAGGCCTCTGTATCCAACAAATCAGGGCAAGCTAGTGAGCCAAATTCAGAGGAGGAAGCAGACACTGGAGGCAAACGAAGAAGGCATGGAAGGGGAcctaataaagaaaatgatttcTCAGCTGCTCCAAAGGCTCACCCAATCAGTTCTGAACCAAGAAGGATACAAGCAGATGTTCAACAGGCTCAGGTCCTTGTCCGTAAGCTTGATGCTGAAAAAGGGATCGAAGATAATATTTTGTGCAGCAGCAGCgatcataataaaaatgatgACAAGGCACACAGTGGATCTGTGGGCCCCATAGTAATTATTCGAGGCCTAACATCTGTTAAGGGGTTAGAAGGTGTCGAGCTTCTGGATACACTTATAACTTACCTTTGGCGGATTCATGGTGTGGATTATTATGGCATGATTGAGACTAATGAGGCTAAGGGCTTTAGGCATGTGAGACCAGAAGGGACGGGGCATGAAGAAACAGGTAAATCAGGGTTGGACTGGGAGAAGAAGCTTGATTTATTTTGGCAAGGAAGGCTGAATGGTTTGGATCCCTTGGAAATAATGACTGCTAAGGAGAAGATAGATGCTGCAGCAATGGAAGTATTGGATCCATATGTTAGAAAAATTAGGGATGAAAAGTATGGATGGAAGTATGGATGTGGAGCTAAGGGCTGCACAAAGCTTTTTCATGCTGCTGAATTTGTTCACAAACATCTGAAGCTCAAACACCCAGAGCTTGTTCTGGAACAGACTACCAAAGTACGAGAGGATCTCTACTTTCAAAATTACATGAA TGATCCAGATGCTCCTGGCGGGACACCCATAATGCAGCAATCTCAG aagGACAGACCCTTAAAGCGAAGATTAGGTATTGAGGGTCGATTGAGAGATGATCGTGGTAATAGACGAGACCATGATCGGAATGACAAAATGAATGGAGATAGGCCTGATAATTCCCCATCCAGTGAAAGACAGTCACTTGATGTGGGAAACCGTGATGAAGCAATGTATGATTCTTATGCAGGGCCAGCCATACCTCCATTTGCCTCAGATATACCTCCTCCACCAGTGTTGATGCCTGTACCTGGTGCTGG GCCTTTGGGACCCTTCGTTCCCGCTCCTCCAGAAGTTGCAATGCAGATGTTGAGAGATCAAGGAGGACCAACATCATATGATGCCTCTGGAAGAAAGATGCGGGGTGGCCCTCATTTGGGTGGTGCAGCACCAATTATTGCTGTTCCTCCCAACTTTAGACCAGATCCTCGGCGGATGCGAAG TTATCAAGATCTGGATGCCCCAGAGGACGAGGTTACTGTTATAGACTATCGGAGTTTGTAG